A genomic region of Geothrix edaphica contains the following coding sequences:
- a CDS encoding chemotaxis protein CheB — translation MDVAGTARDFPIVCVGGSAGGLDAYTRLLRHLPGDMGVAIVIVNHVRTFATQLHEILPGCTAMPVQLITDHLLIRPNRVFIIPEQRDLHVLGGNFHLKPISKPRGWPDVITVFLRSLAEHWEGKLIAVIVSGYDGDGAAALRGIKEVGGITIAQRLDTALQPDMPESAIATGFVDFVQSPEDIAGTILRIAREVKESSGQG, via the coding sequence ATGGACGTCGCCGGTACCGCCAGGGATTTCCCCATCGTCTGCGTCGGCGGTTCCGCAGGCGGTCTCGACGCCTATACCAGGCTGTTGCGCCATCTGCCGGGCGACATGGGTGTCGCCATCGTCATCGTCAATCATGTAAGGACCTTCGCCACCCAGCTCCACGAGATCCTGCCGGGCTGCACAGCGATGCCCGTCCAGCTGATCACGGATCATCTGCTCATCCGGCCCAACCGGGTGTTCATCATTCCCGAACAGCGGGACCTGCACGTGCTTGGTGGCAACTTCCACTTGAAGCCGATATCGAAGCCCAGGGGCTGGCCCGATGTCATCACGGTCTTCCTGCGTTCCCTGGCCGAACACTGGGAGGGCAAGCTGATCGCAGTCATCGTCTCCGGCTACGACGGGGATGGCGCTGCGGCGCTTCGCGGCATCAAGGAGGTCGGAGGCATCACGATCGCGCAGAGGCTCGACACGGCCTTGCAGCCCGACATGCCCGAGAGCGCCATCGCCACCGGCTTCGTGGATTTCGTCCAGTCCCCCGAGGATATCGCCGGGACCATCCTTCGGATCGCCCGCGAAGTGAAGGAGTCGAGCGGCCAAGGCTGA
- a CDS encoding helix-turn-helix domain-containing protein has protein sequence MRLARKELRAETEGLKKAAAQYRSDLSTLKRKVASLEKQVARLEKKAPGRVAPQADGEGATRTRFSAKGLASKRHKLGLSAAEMGALLNVSAQTVYNWEAEKSKPRQAQLAAIAAVRSLGKRQAKARLEELANS, from the coding sequence GTGCGGTTGGCCCGCAAGGAATTGCGGGCTGAAACGGAAGGCCTCAAGAAGGCCGCTGCCCAGTACCGGTCCGACCTCTCGACGTTGAAGCGGAAGGTGGCTTCCCTGGAGAAGCAGGTGGCCCGTCTGGAGAAGAAAGCACCGGGACGGGTGGCACCCCAGGCAGACGGGGAAGGAGCCACCCGCACGAGATTCAGCGCCAAGGGGCTGGCGAGCAAACGGCACAAGCTGGGGCTGTCCGCCGCCGAGATGGGCGCCCTCCTGAACGTCTCCGCCCAGACCGTCTACAACTGGGAAGCGGAGAAATCGAAGCCCCGCCAGGCCCAGCTGGCGGCCATTGCCGCCGTGAGAAGCCTGGGGAAACGGCAGGCCAAGGCGCGCCTCGAGGAGTTGGCGAATTCGTGA
- a CDS encoding chemotaxis protein CheB, which translates to MPIQNDPQSFPIVGIGASAGGLEALDEFLKHLPADNPLALVVIQHLAPTQPGMMVELLQRSTQRKVLQALDRQAVKPGHIYVIPPGMDLSILRGKLFLFPPSEPHGRRLPIDFFFQSLAQDRTVGAVGIIFSGMGSDGLRGAKAIKENGGIVLAQEPASARYDGMPGSVVKEGLADLVSAPAQLAVDLIRLLEGKLRHPHQEPFISEQERSSFERICILLRGRTGHDFSLYKKSTIYRRIERRMGIHAIDSISAYVRFLEGNPPESDILFKELLIGVTSFFRDPESWKQLAEEVLPALIASRPEGGVLRAWVAGCSTGEEACSLAITFMEALEKLRPRAPVTLQVFATDLDRDAVEKGRQGFYAPAAMAGLSDERRAAWFTPDENGFRLRKEIREMLVFATQDVIQDPPFIRLDLLLCRNLLIYLSSDLQKRVLPLFHYSLNPDGCLFLGSAESIGPFTDLFVPLPGKARLFHRKANSQTPGFAPFPITPPLPRESIREATVPKTSVNLQSLADQVLLQRFAPPAVLSSEAGDILYISGKTGKYLEPAMGKANWNLFAMAREGLRADLGMAFRKALSQTEPVVVRGLRVGGNGGTQIVDLTVQALQAPEALKGTVMTVFSDQPAAPPVKSSKAGKNLPSDLARLAELEAELKSALEELQSNREEMQTSQEELKATNEELQSTNEELQSTNEELTTSKEELQSLNEELQTVNAEQQSKVEELSATNNDMKNLLDATDIATLFLDEHLHVRRFTKGATRIFKLIQSDVGRPITDIVSNLDYPDLERDATEVLRTLVFSEREVSAQQGTAWFSTRILPYRTIQNAIGGVVVTFTEITRAKALEAELRTEVSGKPRGRAPRPKT; encoded by the coding sequence GTGCCGATCCAGAATGACCCGCAATCCTTTCCCATCGTGGGGATCGGGGCTTCAGCGGGCGGCCTGGAGGCCCTGGACGAATTCCTGAAGCACCTGCCGGCCGACAATCCGCTGGCCCTGGTGGTGATCCAGCATCTCGCCCCGACCCAGCCGGGGATGATGGTGGAGCTGCTCCAGCGGTCCACCCAGAGGAAAGTCCTGCAGGCCCTGGACCGCCAGGCTGTGAAACCCGGCCACATCTATGTCATACCGCCCGGCATGGATCTCTCCATCCTGAGAGGCAAGCTCTTCCTTTTCCCGCCTTCGGAGCCCCATGGACGGCGGCTTCCCATTGATTTCTTCTTCCAGTCCCTGGCCCAGGACCGGACCGTGGGCGCGGTGGGAATCATCTTTTCCGGCATGGGCTCCGATGGGCTGCGCGGGGCGAAGGCCATCAAGGAGAACGGCGGAATCGTCCTCGCCCAGGAACCGGCGTCCGCCCGCTACGACGGCATGCCGGGCAGTGTGGTCAAGGAGGGTCTCGCGGACCTGGTGTCGGCACCGGCCCAGCTTGCGGTGGACCTGATCCGGCTCCTGGAGGGGAAGCTGAGACACCCACACCAGGAACCATTCATTTCCGAACAGGAGCGGAGTTCGTTTGAAAGGATCTGCATCCTGCTGCGGGGCCGCACGGGCCACGATTTCTCACTATACAAGAAGAGCACGATCTACCGGCGGATCGAGCGGCGGATGGGAATCCATGCCATCGATTCCATCTCCGCCTATGTGCGGTTCCTTGAGGGGAACCCGCCGGAGTCGGACATCCTGTTCAAGGAACTGCTCATCGGCGTGACCAGCTTTTTCCGGGATCCGGAGTCCTGGAAACAGCTGGCCGAAGAAGTGCTCCCGGCGCTGATCGCCTCCCGCCCCGAGGGTGGGGTGCTGCGGGCCTGGGTGGCAGGCTGCTCCACGGGGGAGGAAGCCTGTTCCCTGGCCATCACCTTCATGGAGGCCCTGGAGAAGCTGCGTCCGCGGGCGCCCGTCACGCTCCAGGTCTTTGCCACCGACCTGGACCGGGATGCCGTCGAGAAGGGCCGGCAGGGATTCTACGCGCCTGCCGCCATGGCCGGGCTCTCGGACGAGCGGCGGGCGGCGTGGTTCACTCCGGACGAGAACGGATTCCGCCTCCGGAAGGAGATCCGGGAGATGCTGGTGTTCGCCACCCAGGACGTCATCCAGGATCCGCCCTTCATCCGCCTGGATCTGCTTCTCTGCCGGAACCTGTTGATCTACCTCTCCTCCGATCTTCAGAAGCGCGTCCTCCCCCTTTTCCACTACAGCCTGAACCCCGACGGCTGCCTGTTCCTGGGGAGTGCCGAGAGCATCGGCCCCTTCACGGACTTGTTCGTCCCCCTTCCGGGCAAGGCCAGGCTCTTCCACCGGAAGGCGAATTCCCAGACACCCGGGTTTGCCCCGTTCCCCATCACCCCTCCCCTCCCCAGGGAGAGCATTCGCGAGGCCACTGTGCCAAAGACCTCGGTCAATCTCCAGTCCCTTGCAGACCAGGTTCTGCTGCAGCGGTTCGCCCCTCCGGCGGTGCTGTCGTCCGAGGCTGGCGACATCCTCTACATCAGCGGCAAGACCGGCAAGTACCTGGAACCAGCCATGGGGAAAGCGAACTGGAACCTCTTCGCCATGGCCAGGGAGGGACTGCGCGCTGACCTCGGAATGGCGTTCCGCAAGGCCCTGAGCCAGACCGAGCCGGTGGTTGTCCGGGGGCTTCGAGTGGGCGGCAATGGCGGCACCCAGATCGTGGATCTGACGGTCCAGGCCCTGCAGGCCCCTGAAGCGCTGAAGGGCACCGTGATGACGGTCTTCTCGGACCAGCCCGCCGCTCCGCCAGTCAAGTCTTCGAAGGCCGGAAAGAACCTTCCCTCAGATCTGGCCCGGCTGGCGGAGCTGGAGGCGGAGCTGAAGTCAGCCCTGGAGGAACTCCAGAGCAACCGGGAGGAGATGCAGACCTCCCAGGAGGAACTGAAGGCCACCAACGAGGAGCTGCAGTCCACCAACGAGGAGCTGCAGTCCACCAACGAGGAGCTGACCACCTCCAAAGAGGAGCTCCAGTCGCTGAACGAGGAGCTTCAGACGGTGAACGCCGAGCAGCAGTCCAAGGTCGAGGAGCTGTCGGCGACCAACAACGACATGAAGAACCTCCTGGATGCCACGGATATCGCCACGCTCTTCCTGGACGAGCATCTGCATGTCCGCCGCTTCACCAAGGGCGCGACCCGGATCTTCAAGCTCATTCAAAGCGATGTGGGACGGCCGATCACAGACATCGTCAGCAATCTCGACTATCCGGATCTGGAGCGGGACGCCACCGAGGTCCTTCGAACCCTGGTGTTCAGCGAGAGGGAAGTGTCCGCCCAGCAAGGCACAGCCTGGTTCTCGACCCGGATCCTGCCCTATCGGACCATCCAGAATGCCATTGGCGGGGTGGTCGTCACGTTCACGGAGATCACCCGCGCCAAGGCCCTTGAAGCCGAGCTCAGGACGGAAGTCTCGGGCAAGCCCCGGGGAAGGGCACCGCGGCCTAAGACCTGA
- a CDS encoding GTP-binding protein codes for MTFINYASREINCKIVYYGPGLCGKTTNIQWIFEQANPDKRGKLVSLATETDRTLFFDFLPLDMGMVKGFKVRFHLYTVPGQVFYDASRKLILRGCDGIIFVADSQKARMEANIESIANLATNLKENGFDVRSIPYVLQLNKRDMPSAVPAAEMERLLRFRGEPMIEAVANQGTGVIETLKAAARQILMELQKN; via the coding sequence ATGACCTTCATCAACTACGCATCGCGCGAGATCAACTGCAAGATCGTCTACTACGGTCCCGGCCTCTGCGGGAAGACGACGAACATCCAGTGGATCTTCGAACAGGCCAACCCCGACAAGCGGGGCAAGCTGGTCAGCCTCGCCACCGAGACGGACCGCACCCTCTTCTTCGACTTCCTGCCCCTGGACATGGGCATGGTCAAGGGCTTCAAGGTCCGCTTCCACCTCTACACCGTGCCGGGCCAGGTCTTCTACGACGCCAGCCGGAAGCTCATCCTCCGCGGCTGCGACGGCATCATCTTCGTGGCTGACAGCCAGAAGGCGCGCATGGAGGCCAACATCGAGTCCATCGCGAACCTGGCCACCAACCTCAAGGAGAACGGCTTCGACGTGCGGTCGATCCCCTATGTCCTCCAGCTGAACAAGCGGGACATGCCCTCTGCCGTGCCTGCCGCCGAGATGGAGCGCCTGCTCCGGTTCCGGGGCGAACCCATGATCGAAGCCGTGGCCAACCAGGGCACCGGCGTCATCGAGACCCTCAAGGCCGCCGCCCGCCAGATCCTGATGGAACTGCAGAAGAACTAG
- a CDS encoding DUF3987 domain-containing protein yields the protein MLDAVDQFKEALHARGLVPPVEIQADGEIHRCHAEGRGGENDGAYLLHLDGIPAGGFENWRDGEGWENWRADIGRTLTPEEEAAHRSHTEAMRKAREAEDKRRKAEARERAKRVWDSALPCTGHPYLTRKGIKAHGARIVSNGYRKGDLVLPVRDAEGKLHSLQFIGQDGGKLFLPGGRKRACYFSIGKPAGVLYVAEGFATAASIHEATGQAVAVAFDAGNLQPVAESLRAKYPGLDLVIAADDDYRTDGNPGRAKATEAARAIGAKIALPVFGEDRPERATDYNDLHQSRGLEAVRVCLEGAGLVPSPAKEAGKNEAARAANAGENPQGWPEAQPFTSRVEALPYPVDALPEVIRAAVEEVQGFVQAPVPLVASSALAALSLAAQAHWDMRRAEKLAGPVGLFLLTIADSGERKSTCDGFFTRVIRDYEAQQAELAKPAVKDYRAALDAWEAQRNGIKDGIRAGAKAGKDTQALERKLRDLEHEKPEGPRVPRLIYADATPESLKWSLAKVWPSGGVVSSEAGIVFGSHGMGNESAMRNLGTLNQLWDGTEIATERRTSESFTVRGARLSIALQVQEATLRAFFDQSGTLARGSGFMARFLVAWPESTQGSRPFTEAPATWPYLSAFNRRIEALLNLPAPIDGDGALAPAMLSFSVEAKAEWVAFHDRIERDLPNGERFHDIRDVASKIADNAARMAALFHAFEGAAGGAVGVDSFRSAARIAEWHLNEARRFFGELALPAGLADAAHLESWLVNRCRKNGSSEVPTKEVQQFGPGTLREKAKIDAAMMELEELGRARRITEGKRRFITLNPSILAPVEPATAIPATFAIPSTLNPQNEAIGSRNSRNSSSKPAMPEDRAPFKAVSGEAFTVDL from the coding sequence ATGCTTGATGCTGTAGATCAATTCAAAGAGGCATTACATGCGCGGGGCCTTGTCCCACCAGTTGAGATCCAGGCCGATGGTGAGATCCACCGATGCCATGCGGAAGGCCGCGGTGGTGAGAATGACGGTGCATACCTACTGCACCTGGACGGTATCCCTGCTGGCGGATTTGAGAACTGGCGGGATGGTGAAGGGTGGGAGAACTGGCGGGCCGATATTGGCCGCACCCTGACGCCCGAAGAAGAAGCCGCCCACCGATCCCATACCGAGGCCATGCGGAAGGCCCGCGAGGCAGAGGATAAGCGGCGAAAGGCAGAGGCCAGGGAACGGGCCAAACGGGTTTGGGATTCGGCCCTGCCCTGCACCGGGCATCCCTACCTCACCCGGAAGGGCATCAAGGCCCACGGCGCCCGGATCGTATCCAACGGTTATCGGAAAGGTGATCTGGTACTTCCTGTACGGGATGCGGAAGGCAAGCTGCACTCCCTTCAATTCATCGGGCAGGATGGCGGGAAGTTGTTCCTTCCTGGTGGCCGGAAGCGGGCCTGCTACTTCAGCATCGGGAAGCCTGCCGGTGTGCTGTATGTGGCGGAAGGATTCGCTACCGCGGCGAGTATTCATGAGGCTACCGGGCAAGCGGTGGCCGTAGCCTTCGACGCCGGAAACCTGCAACCTGTGGCCGAATCCCTGCGGGCAAAGTACCCGGGCCTGGATCTGGTGATTGCCGCGGATGACGATTACCGCACCGATGGAAACCCTGGGCGAGCTAAGGCCACGGAAGCCGCCCGCGCCATCGGTGCCAAGATCGCCCTTCCTGTATTCGGTGAGGATCGGCCCGAAAGGGCAACGGACTATAACGATCTTCACCAATCGCGGGGCCTTGAGGCGGTGAGGGTATGCCTGGAGGGTGCCGGTCTTGTCCCATCGCCCGCAAAGGAAGCTGGGAAAAATGAAGCCGCCCGAGCTGCTAACGCTGGCGAGAATCCGCAGGGATGGCCCGAGGCCCAGCCCTTCACCTCACGGGTGGAAGCCCTGCCCTATCCCGTGGATGCCCTGCCAGAAGTGATCCGCGCCGCCGTGGAAGAGGTTCAAGGATTCGTCCAGGCTCCGGTGCCTCTGGTGGCATCTTCGGCCCTTGCGGCCCTGTCCCTGGCGGCCCAAGCCCATTGGGACATGAGGCGGGCGGAAAAGCTGGCGGGGCCTGTGGGCCTGTTCCTGTTGACTATTGCCGATTCAGGCGAGAGGAAATCCACCTGCGATGGATTCTTCACCCGAGTCATTCGGGATTACGAGGCCCAGCAGGCGGAACTGGCAAAGCCCGCGGTGAAGGACTACCGCGCCGCCCTGGACGCCTGGGAAGCCCAGCGTAACGGCATCAAGGATGGGATTCGCGCCGGTGCAAAGGCGGGCAAGGATACCCAAGCCCTCGAACGGAAACTGCGGGATCTGGAGCATGAGAAGCCCGAAGGCCCGCGGGTGCCTAGATTGATCTATGCCGATGCGACTCCCGAATCTTTGAAGTGGAGCCTAGCGAAAGTGTGGCCTTCGGGTGGGGTGGTATCGAGTGAAGCCGGGATCGTATTCGGTTCGCATGGCATGGGCAACGAATCGGCCATGCGGAACCTGGGAACCCTGAATCAGCTATGGGACGGAACCGAGATAGCTACCGAACGCCGAACCTCTGAATCCTTTACGGTGCGAGGTGCCAGACTCTCCATCGCCCTTCAGGTGCAGGAAGCTACCCTGCGGGCCTTCTTCGATCAATCCGGCACCCTGGCCCGAGGATCCGGTTTCATGGCGCGGTTCCTGGTGGCCTGGCCTGAATCTACCCAAGGATCGAGGCCCTTCACCGAAGCACCGGCAACCTGGCCCTACTTGAGCGCCTTCAATCGGCGCATTGAAGCCCTGTTGAACCTGCCCGCGCCCATAGATGGGGATGGCGCCCTAGCGCCGGCCATGCTGTCTTTCTCGGTGGAAGCAAAGGCCGAATGGGTGGCCTTCCACGATCGGATCGAACGGGATCTGCCCAACGGCGAGAGGTTTCACGATATTCGAGATGTTGCCTCGAAGATCGCAGACAACGCCGCCCGGATGGCCGCCCTGTTCCATGCTTTCGAGGGTGCTGCTGGCGGTGCCGTGGGAGTGGATAGCTTCCGATCCGCGGCCCGGATCGCAGAATGGCACCTGAACGAAGCTAGGCGGTTCTTCGGGGAACTCGCCCTGCCTGCTGGCCTTGCGGATGCCGCCCACCTTGAATCCTGGCTGGTGAATCGGTGCCGGAAGAACGGATCGAGCGAAGTGCCCACGAAAGAGGTGCAGCAATTCGGCCCGGGCACCCTGAGAGAAAAGGCCAAGATTGACGCCGCCATGATGGAACTGGAGGAACTAGGCCGGGCCAGACGGATAACCGAAGGCAAGCGAAGGTTCATCACCTTGAACCCTTCGATCCTGGCACCTGTGGAGCCTGCTACCGCTATTCCTGCTACTTTTGCTATTCCTAGCACCCTGAACCCTCAAAACGAGGCGATCGGTAGCAGGAATAGCAGGAATAGCAGTAGCAAACCTGCGATGCCCGAAGATCGAGCGCCCTTCAAGGCTGTCTCTGGTGAAGCCTTCACGGTGGATCTGTGA
- a CDS encoding pyridoxamine 5'-phosphate oxidase family protein has product MDIPEKMTQVLAKDGVVAIATLGQDGPHMVNTWNSYIRVMEDGRLLIPAGGMQRTEANLAFNDHVLVTLGSSKVAGLQGTGTGFLIKGRAAFITSGPDFEMLKARFAWARATLAITPESITQTL; this is encoded by the coding sequence ATGGACATCCCCGAGAAAATGACCCAGGTCCTGGCCAAGGATGGTGTGGTCGCGATCGCCACCCTCGGCCAGGACGGGCCGCATATGGTCAACACGTGGAACAGCTATATCCGCGTGATGGAGGATGGGCGGCTCCTGATCCCTGCGGGCGGCATGCAGCGCACGGAGGCCAATCTGGCCTTCAATGACCACGTGCTCGTCACCCTGGGGAGTTCCAAGGTGGCCGGCCTGCAAGGCACCGGAACCGGCTTCCTGATCAAAGGCAGGGCGGCCTTCATCACGTCGGGACCTGACTTCGAGATGCTCAAGGCCAGGTTCGCCTGGGCCCGGGCGACCTTGGCGATCACCCCGGAGTCCATCACCCAGACGCTCTGA
- a CDS encoding tyrosine-type recombinase/integrase, whose amino-acid sequence MGKLAGVNLKKATIEGLKPKAAMYRVPDAEVRGLNIQVTPAGVLSWVLRFRVHGHQKAHTLGRWPELTVAQARKKALSLLGDIGDGNDPAAKKKEERKAKTIKDLADQFRKEHLPALKENSRIQYERLLGKRILPALGSKRIKDVDSSDVAALLSQIRLETPKGIEANRVRAVLSKMFSMGALWGFCPAGTNPAKGQARAPEVKKDRHMSDRELLALGETMRHLEPTPAGEERPVDALPSEDCHALAAFRLYLLTGMRKSELIGDRKRDKETRAIIEKVPALPWTAVDLDAARIRLEYHKTAKKAGVRIVQLSTAACNLLEALPKVLGNPYVIPGHDAGESLVGLQKIWERVRDAVGTLQEKAKVPKKSRVDVSDVTIHDLRRSFASLAARMGYPELIVAALLGHSAGSVTAGYARIGADPLRDVVETIGARMAALLAGSVDLEAEAKAAKEEAQAKRTAKGA is encoded by the coding sequence ATGGGCAAGCTGGCGGGTGTGAATCTCAAGAAGGCGACCATTGAGGGATTGAAGCCGAAGGCGGCTATGTATCGGGTGCCAGATGCAGAGGTGCGCGGCCTGAATATCCAAGTAACGCCTGCGGGCGTGCTGTCCTGGGTGCTGCGGTTCCGGGTGCATGGGCACCAGAAGGCCCACACCCTGGGCCGATGGCCGGAATTGACGGTGGCCCAGGCTCGGAAGAAGGCGCTCTCCCTGCTGGGTGACATAGGCGATGGCAACGATCCCGCGGCAAAGAAGAAGGAAGAACGGAAGGCCAAGACGATCAAGGATCTGGCAGATCAATTCAGGAAGGAACACCTGCCCGCGCTCAAGGAAAACTCTCGAATTCAGTACGAGCGACTCTTAGGCAAACGAATCCTTCCGGCCCTGGGATCAAAACGAATCAAGGATGTTGATTCGTCGGATGTGGCCGCCCTGCTGTCTCAGATCCGATTAGAAACACCGAAGGGTATCGAGGCGAACCGGGTGCGGGCCGTCCTTTCCAAGATGTTTTCAATGGGTGCCCTTTGGGGTTTCTGCCCTGCTGGCACCAACCCTGCGAAGGGACAAGCCCGAGCACCCGAGGTTAAGAAGGACCGGCACATGTCGGATCGGGAACTGCTGGCCCTGGGTGAAACCATGCGCCATCTGGAACCCACACCCGCGGGCGAGGAACGACCTGTGGATGCACTACCTTCCGAGGATTGCCACGCACTCGCGGCCTTCCGCCTCTATCTCCTGACCGGGATGCGGAAGTCGGAACTCATCGGAGACCGAAAGAGGGACAAGGAAACTCGCGCCATCATTGAGAAGGTCCCCGCCTTGCCCTGGACCGCGGTGGATCTGGACGCAGCGCGGATCCGCCTTGAGTACCACAAAACGGCCAAGAAGGCAGGCGTCCGAATCGTGCAGCTCTCTACCGCCGCCTGCAACCTCCTGGAGGCCTTACCAAAGGTGCTGGGCAATCCATATGTGATCCCGGGCCATGACGCTGGCGAATCCCTGGTGGGCCTTCAGAAGATTTGGGAACGGGTGCGGGATGCGGTGGGCACCCTTCAGGAGAAGGCCAAGGTGCCTAAGAAATCCCGCGTGGATGTGTCGGATGTGACGATTCACGATCTGCGGCGATCCTTCGCCAGTCTGGCCGCCCGCATGGGCTATCCGGAATTGATCGTGGCCGCCCTGCTGGGCCACAGTGCTGGATCTGTCACTGCGGGATACGCCCGGATCGGTGCCGATCCTCTTCGGGATGTGGTCGAGACCATCGGCGCCCGCATGGCCGCTCTGCTGGCGGGATCCGTGGATTTGGAAGCGGAAGCGAAGGCGGCCAAGGAAGAGGCCCAAGCCAAACGAACAGCAAAGGGTGCATGA
- a CDS encoding helix-turn-helix domain-containing protein — MSNTEKTKPAPLASGALLDPKAAAAFLNCSEWTLAAYRCEGKGPRFMRLGNRIRYTPSALAEWIEANTATSTSEHDARKAG, encoded by the coding sequence ATGAGCAACACAGAGAAAACCAAACCCGCCCCGCTTGCAAGTGGTGCCCTGCTAGACCCCAAGGCCGCGGCGGCCTTCCTGAATTGTTCCGAGTGGACGCTTGCGGCCTATCGGTGCGAAGGCAAAGGCCCGCGGTTTATGCGCCTGGGGAATCGAATTCGCTACACGCCTTCAGCCCTTGCGGAGTGGATCGAGGCCAATACAGCCACCTCGACTTCCGAACATGACGCCCGGAAGGCCGGGTGA
- a CDS encoding DUF692 domain-containing protein has translation MALGRFMGVGLGLRRPHLEAVVARPAHGVPFWETCPENVVGDGGRPHRDACAILDRDPVLTHGLAISVGGFDPWDGDYLRDLGRFLVRTGTPWHSEHLCFTSVDGSCLHELLPIPFTREAVRHTVARARDLQARLPVPLLLENITYYAELGRAEMDEAAFITEVLEGADVGWLLDVNNVYVNALNFGFDPKAWLARMPLDRVAQLHIAGHKRFGALTVDTHGADVIDPVIELMQWTLARLGRPVPVLLERDNHIPDLEDLLAERSRLQAAYDEVLAVPVGGGHG, from the coding sequence ATGGCACTGGGCCGTTTCATGGGCGTGGGCCTGGGCCTCCGCCGCCCCCATCTGGAGGCGGTGGTGGCCCGGCCGGCCCACGGCGTGCCCTTCTGGGAGACCTGCCCCGAGAACGTGGTCGGGGATGGCGGGCGCCCCCACCGGGACGCCTGCGCCATCCTCGACCGCGACCCCGTCCTCACCCACGGCCTGGCCATCTCCGTGGGCGGCTTCGATCCCTGGGACGGGGACTACCTGCGGGATCTGGGGCGCTTCCTCGTCCGCACGGGGACGCCCTGGCACTCCGAGCACCTCTGCTTCACCAGCGTGGACGGCAGCTGCCTCCACGAGCTGCTGCCCATCCCCTTCACGCGGGAGGCCGTCCGCCACACGGTGGCGCGGGCCCGGGACCTCCAGGCCCGCCTGCCCGTGCCACTCCTCCTGGAGAACATCACCTACTACGCCGAGCTGGGCCGGGCCGAGATGGACGAGGCCGCCTTCATCACCGAGGTGCTGGAGGGGGCCGACGTGGGCTGGCTGCTCGACGTGAACAACGTCTACGTGAATGCCCTCAACTTCGGCTTCGACCCCAAGGCCTGGCTGGCGCGCATGCCCCTGGACCGCGTGGCCCAGTTGCACATCGCGGGTCACAAGCGCTTCGGGGCGCTCACCGTGGATACCCACGGCGCTGACGTCATCGACCCCGTCATCGAGCTGATGCAGTGGACCCTGGCCCGCCTGGGGCGTCCCGTGCCCGTGCTGCTCGAACGCGACAACCACATCCCGGACCTGGAGGACCTGCTGGCGGAGCGGTCCCGCCTCCAGGCCGCCTACGATGAGGTCCTGGCGGTGCCGGTGGGAGGCGGCCATGGCTGA
- a CDS encoding PAS domain-containing protein has product MNQNKVGGGKKPDLRSRAEATVLKRRAVVPKSLPLMPEAEAQKLIHELQVHQVELEMQNEELSRARAELEAARRHYFDLYHLAPVGYCILSREGLVLEANYTAVNMLDLALSTLIKKPITRFIFEEDQDIYYLHLKQLYQMNRSATCELRMVKKDGTPFWVQLTSAPPDAVPGVGSEPACRVVVSDITERRRIQEENAKLQAQLHPTKKAPRKATGKL; this is encoded by the coding sequence ATGAACCAGAACAAGGTCGGCGGAGGAAAAAAGCCTGATCTTCGCTCCCGCGCCGAAGCCACGGTCCTCAAGAGGCGCGCAGTGGTCCCCAAAAGCCTGCCTCTCATGCCCGAGGCGGAAGCCCAGAAATTGATCCACGAGCTGCAGGTGCATCAGGTCGAGCTGGAGATGCAGAACGAGGAATTGTCGCGGGCGCGAGCCGAGCTGGAGGCGGCACGGAGGCACTACTTCGACCTCTACCACCTCGCCCCGGTGGGGTATTGCATCCTGTCCCGGGAGGGGTTGGTCCTCGAAGCCAACTACACCGCCGTGAACATGCTGGATCTGGCTTTGTCCACCCTGATCAAAAAACCCATCACGCGGTTCATTTTCGAGGAAGACCAGGACATTTACTATCTGCACCTCAAACAGCTCTATCAGATGAATCGATCAGCCACCTGCGAACTCCGCATGGTGAAAAAGGATGGGACTCCGTTCTGGGTGCAGTTGACGTCCGCACCTCCTGATGCCGTACCAGGGGTGGGTAGTGAGCCTGCGTGCCGAGTGGTGGTCAGCGACATCACGGAGCGGAGAAGGATTCAGGAGGAAAACGCCAAGCTCCAGGCCCAGCTTCACCCCACCAAAAAGGCCCCGAGGAAGGCCACAGGCAAGTTGTGA